ggtgtgtgacagtcgggttcttggtagcgaaagtgttaagaggggcgttaatagctgcgtttaccctatattaaaaaaaaaaccttccgcATGCTTCCGCCAAATcataatttttaaccgacttcaaaaaaggaggaggttctcaattcgactgaattttttttttttttttatactttgaaaataattcgcCATTTTACtcgaaaataaacttttttttgcaTTAAGTTTTAACgacatatttatttgttttagatCTACCGAATACATCAGGAATGAAGATCATGACTAGAAAACACGTATTTGATCTCTTCAAAAGTGAAAAATTACCTACATTGGAAGAAAAACTGTGTTCCCTAAGAGATCAACTTTTTTCTAGTGACGGCTGCACTAATGATCaaatagaattatttaaaagcaattttGCATATTTCAAGTCAGaatttaaaactagatggaTTAAAGCTCAGTATAAAGAAGACAGATTCATAAAAAACAATCATTCTTGGCTAGAAGGCACCTTCGCGATTCCCATTGCTGAAAGACCAGCAAACCGAGCAGGCCGGCCGTGCAAACATTTTGAAGAGTTAAGCGAAAGAAGTAAAAGAAGAAAAACGGAGGTTATTCGGTCTAACTTTGACAAGGAGGTTATAGTACATGCTACGCAAGTCGAATTAAGAAAATCTGGAAATCGTGACGCTTCTAATGTACTTAAAGAAATAACTAATTCGCCAACTCGCgcaactaaatataaaaaagcatACTATCGGACCAAGTCTTCGAATGATAATATAAGACCTTTGACTACCCAGGAAGCAATGCAAATGTTCATTGATGCAGAGTTATCGCGAGCACAATATGATATTATACGAAGCACGAATAAGAAGTTTTTTCCTAGTTACAATCAACTgcagaaagaaaagaaaaagtgTTACCCGCCATCGGAAGTATGCAATGTAACAAGCACTAGTGCAGAGGTTGAATTGCAGCCTTTGATGGACCTCACGGTTAAGCGACTATCAGAGCACCTAGAAGAGGTACTGTTAACTTTAAAAGAACAAGAACGCCAATCTCTGAAGCTTATCTGCAAATGAGGCTCTGACGGGTCCCAGCAAACCCAGTACAAACAAAAGTTTGAGAATGATGTGGAAAGTGACAAGAGTTTGTTTCAGAGCTGCTTTGTGCCTTTAAAATTAGTATGTGGCCAAAACAATGAAAAAACTGTATGGGAAAACCCTACTCCCTCCTCTCCCAGGTTTTGTCGACCTATACGGTTTCGATTTATAAAAGAAACCACAGATGTTACGCAAGAAGAAATTAATCATGTGAACACTTGTATAAGCAAACTAATTCCGACTGATTTTAATTTGTGTGGTAAAACATTAAGAGTAACACATGAATTTATAATGGCTATGGTTGACGGAAAAGTGTGCAATGCCGTAACGGGAACAAGATGTACAACTCAATGTTATATTTGCGGTGCACGTTCTGCTGATTTCAACAAGTTGGACAAAACAAAAGATGTCAATGTCCAGACTCTTCAATTTGGCCTCTCTATACTACATGCCCGCATAAGATTATTTGAGAGTATTCTGCATTTGGCGTACAAACTGCCAGTAAAAAAATATAGGCAAAAAAAAACCGAAGCTGAGAAAAAACTCGAGGAGGAAAAAAACGAGAAATTCAGAAAAGATTTCGTAACGAAACTGGCTTGTTGGTAGATATGCCAAAAGCAAATTTTGGCAACACAAATGATGGAAACACCAGCAGAAGGTTCTTTGACAATCCAACAGTAGCATCAGACATAACTGGAATTAGTTACGAGCTGATTTATAGATTAAAAGTAATTTTAGAGACAATATCAAGTGGCCACAAAATTGACTCTGAAAAATACGACAGATACGCAAAGGAAACAGCAGAACTATATGTCAAATTATACGGATGGCATCCCATGACGCCCACGATGCATAAGGTACTAGTTCATGGTGcagttattataaaaaatgcgtTACTACCCATTGGACAGCTGACTGAAGAAGCTGCAGAAGCGCGTAACAAGCATTTTCGATCTTATCGACTTGATTTCGCAAGGAAGTTTACGAGAGAAAGTTGCAACACGGATATTTTGAATCGTTTACTTCTGAGTTCCGATCCGTTACTGAGCTGCAGGAGAAacgtaaaaaaaagaaaacacagTACTTTCCTACCAGAGACGATAGAATTGCTATTGCCTGCCGATCCGAACCCAGAGTACTCTTCTGGAAACGAAGAAGAAAACATCATCTTAGCAGAAACTGTAGCGTAATATGGCAACTTATTGTATTTCAGTACCTAATAAATGATTATACACATTTtactatatattttaatttttttcctcCTTCGTGCAGATGTCGAAATTCTccatacttattaaaaaaaacataaatacaaataaagttTACAATACAGTTGTTTTAACTTCGTAAAAGCTCAAACAATACAAAAAACCGCAAAAATAATTTTGGCCCCTTAGATCGTGAATTTACCCCTATGTGCGTCGTTTAGGAAAAAAACCCAAGTAAACGCATTTATACCTACCAATTTCGATAATTAGCACTCAGTACTATTCGTGCCTATTTGCCCGTTCCTCCcgccttttatttttttttatcattcgaATGCCGTACGCCCAGCCGCATACAGCCAAGGAGTTTATGGTTCGCTCTCAGTTTAATTACACGCGTTATAAATTCAAAATACGTTGGGAATAAAACGTTCTAGTGGAATCACGTACAAGTTATTTTGATTGAAAACAATGCAAACACAAATCCGATTTTTTCACACTGTTAATcccgatttttatttttgaaaaaaatagatgttaaacattattaaatacataaaatatgtgAATTTGGTAACTGTCGCTATCTCGcaagtattatttttctttttcttttattaaattttcagctcaattttt
The nucleotide sequence above comes from Leguminivora glycinivorella isolate SPB_JAAS2020 chromosome 18, LegGlyc_1.1, whole genome shotgun sequence. Encoded proteins:
- the LOC125236185 gene encoding uncharacterized protein LOC125236185 produces the protein MDSETTDLPNTSGMKIMTRKHVFDLFKSEKLPTLEEKLCSLRDQLFSSDGCTNDQIELFKSNFAYFKSEFKTRWIKAQYKEDRFIKNNHSWLEGTFAIPIAERPANRAGRPCKHFEELSERSKRRKTEVIRSNFDKEVIVHATQVELRKSGNRDASNVLKEITNSPTRATKYKKAYYRTKSSNDNIRPLTTQEAMQMFIDAELSRAQYDIIRSTNKKFFPSYNQLQKEKKKCYPPSEVCNVTSTSAEVELQPLMDLTVKRLSEHLEEVLLTLKEQERQSLKLICK